A genomic stretch from Candidatus Eisenbacteria bacterium includes:
- a CDS encoding cytochrome P460 family protein: MSPRADEAPAAIAGGKLPPGYRDWRLISVAREEGDLDDIRAILGNDTAIRAYREGTRPFPDGTVIARLAWSYDSSEVNNKAFGRRQSFVAGHPKNGVQFMVKDAKKYASTGGWQYAHFDEGKPLHDAATLQRCFDCHLALEDQDFVFTRYTP, translated from the coding sequence ATGTCTCCACGCGCCGATGAAGCGCCCGCCGCGATCGCCGGGGGCAAGCTGCCGCCGGGATACCGCGACTGGCGGTTGATCTCGGTGGCCAGGGAAGAAGGGGACCTCGACGACATCAGGGCCATTCTCGGCAACGACACCGCCATCCGGGCGTACCGCGAAGGCACGCGGCCGTTTCCGGACGGCACGGTCATCGCCCGCCTCGCCTGGAGCTACGACTCGTCGGAGGTGAACAACAAGGCGTTCGGCCGCCGCCAGTCGTTCGTGGCCGGGCACCCGAAGAACGGCGTCCAGTTCATGGTCAAGGACGCCAAGAAGTACGCTTCGACCGGCGGCTGGCAGTACGCGCACTTCGACGAAGGCAAACCCCTTCATGATGCGGCCACGCTCCAGCGCTGTTTCGATTGCCATCTGGCACTCGAGGATCAGGACTTCGTCTTCACTCGGTACACGCCCTGA
- the msrB gene encoding peptide-methionine (R)-S-oxide reductase MsrB has translation MSQPDRSPTPGTISAYGYDVSPLSAEEVRALAMALNAEERRILLDHGTEPAFCGNLLDNKTEGTYVCRLCGLPLFASRTKFESGTGWPSFHQPVDRAHVAFIEDRSHGMVRTEIRCARCGGHLGHVFPDGPPPSRERYCLNSISMEFVHEGQPLPRKTRSDRGSES, from the coding sequence ATGAGTCAGCCTGATCGAAGCCCGACGCCGGGCACCATCTCCGCGTACGGGTACGATGTCTCGCCGCTGAGCGCGGAGGAGGTTCGTGCGCTCGCAATGGCGCTGAACGCGGAGGAGCGCCGGATCCTGCTGGACCACGGCACCGAGCCGGCCTTCTGCGGCAATCTCCTCGACAACAAGACGGAAGGGACCTACGTCTGCCGCTTGTGCGGGCTGCCGCTCTTCGCGTCGAGGACGAAGTTCGAGTCCGGCACCGGTTGGCCCAGCTTTCACCAGCCGGTCGACCGGGCCCATGTCGCCTTCATCGAGGACCGAAGTCACGGCATGGTCCGTACCGAGATCCGCTGTGCTCGCTGTGGCGGCCATCTCGGTCACGTGTTCCCGGATGGCCCGCCGCCGTCCCGCGAGCGCTACTGCCTCAACTCCATCTCGATGGAGTTCGTCCACGAGGGGCAGCCCCTGCCGCGCAAGACCCGATCGGACCGCGGCTCCGAGAGTTGA